Proteins co-encoded in one Nonlabens agnitus genomic window:
- a CDS encoding carboxypeptidase-like regulatory domain-containing protein — MRTLTIILTLATLATFTSCDCVQNVTGTVIDEQTEQPIQNAHVQKENKENDQADTDDKGNFEIMSISGGIFGCPPMTIIVSKEGYESKTLEIDNAQHETIKLQKIE; from the coding sequence ATGAGAACATTAACAATAATACTGACCCTTGCGACACTCGCGACTTTTACCTCGTGTGATTGCGTACAAAATGTAACAGGGACAGTCATAGACGAACAGACTGAGCAACCAATTCAGAACGCGCATGTCCAGAAGGAAAATAAGGAAAATGACCAAGCAGACACAGACGATAAAGGCAACTTTGAAATAATGAGCATTTCAGGTGGAATTTTTGGTTGTCCTCCAATGACCATTATTGTTAGTAAAGAAGGATACGAGTCAAAAACATTAGAAATCGACAATGCCCAACACGAAACGATAAAGCTTCAAAAAATAGAATGA
- a CDS encoding IS110 family RNA-guided transposase translates to MDKYTEVFGVDISKDHFDVFSERYGHERFSNNDDGFHRFLEGLYDTDLVVMEATGYYHVLLLEFLNGFGVPSSLLNPLSVKRFIQMRLKRVKTDKSDAEMIRSYGLQEKVAIYQNKSVESKAMLQTCSMLEVYLKQRTMLKNKLHGEKTLGEPSEVLVKSLQCSITHMDQQIQVLENELADLVKMLYGNQKAHLCSIPGIGDRTAIYLLALTDGFSRFQTASQLISYAGMSPVIRESGSSVRGRSRISKMGNRRLRNLMFMCAFNACKHNPGCKAMYERITAKGKSKKLALIAVGNKLLRQAFAIGKSGLPFDPAYVSRVA, encoded by the coding sequence ATGGATAAATATACAGAAGTCTTTGGAGTAGACATCAGCAAGGACCACTTTGATGTCTTTAGTGAGCGTTATGGACATGAACGTTTCAGTAACAACGATGATGGGTTCCATAGGTTTCTGGAGGGTCTGTACGATACGGACCTGGTGGTCATGGAGGCAACGGGATATTACCACGTTTTGTTACTTGAGTTCCTGAATGGTTTTGGAGTACCGTCATCCCTTCTCAATCCTCTGTCGGTAAAGCGTTTTATCCAGATGAGATTGAAGCGTGTAAAGACGGACAAGAGCGATGCAGAGATGATACGCAGCTATGGCCTACAGGAAAAGGTCGCCATTTATCAGAATAAGAGTGTGGAATCCAAAGCAATGCTTCAGACCTGTAGTATGCTGGAGGTGTACCTGAAGCAGCGTACGATGCTGAAGAATAAGCTACACGGTGAGAAGACCCTTGGTGAGCCATCCGAGGTATTGGTCAAGAGCCTACAGTGCAGCATTACGCATATGGATCAACAGATACAAGTGCTGGAAAACGAATTGGCAGATCTGGTCAAGATGCTCTACGGCAATCAAAAGGCCCATCTGTGCAGCATCCCTGGAATAGGAGACCGCACGGCTATCTATCTTTTGGCACTGACCGATGGCTTTTCCCGTTTTCAAACGGCCTCACAGCTCATCAGCTATGCCGGGATGAGTCCGGTGATACGTGAATCGGGCAGTAGCGTGAGAGGTCGCAGCAGGATCAGCAAGATGGGCAACAGGAGGCTGCGCAATTTGATGTTCATGTGCGCCTTTAACGCCTGTAAGCACAATCCAGGATGCAAGGCAATGTATGAGCGCATCACGGCAAAGGGCAAGAGCAAGAAACTGGCTTTGATAGCTGTTGGGAACAAACTGCTCAGACAGGCCTTTGCGATAGGTAAGAGTGGCCTGCCTTTCGATCCGGCATACGTGAGTCGAGTAGCCTAA
- a CDS encoding LA_2272 family surface repeat-containing protein, whose translation MKNTTILVIFLISIKVFAQDFNEKTRFLFGTFHTQNTTINGISVGAFPQFNDEKRFVRTNGIRLEIPGLGLIGLLANGSLIRKEETDEIINGLNISGGTMGNVSFNGITLAFLVQSGTENNGIAIAGLWNGMDNSNGIQISGLLNETTYSNGIQIALSNSTEYMSGIQIGGANYANEKMVGLQIGIWNESKNTKGIQLGLWNINEKRKLPIINWNF comes from the coding sequence ATGAAAAACACTACGATTCTAGTCATATTTCTAATTTCCATTAAAGTCTTTGCTCAAGATTTCAATGAGAAAACAAGATTTTTATTTGGAACTTTCCATACACAAAATACAACTATAAATGGAATTTCAGTTGGAGCATTTCCGCAATTCAATGACGAAAAAAGGTTTGTTAGAACAAATGGAATACGACTTGAAATCCCTGGACTTGGACTTATAGGATTATTAGCAAATGGTAGTTTAATTAGAAAAGAAGAAACTGATGAAATAATAAATGGCTTGAATATTTCAGGTGGAACAATGGGAAATGTTTCTTTCAATGGAATTACGCTTGCTTTTTTAGTTCAAAGTGGAACTGAAAATAACGGAATTGCAATTGCTGGTTTGTGGAATGGAATGGACAATTCAAACGGAATTCAAATTTCTGGATTGCTCAACGAAACAACATATAGCAACGGAATTCAAATTGCATTATCGAATTCAACTGAATATATGTCAGGAATTCAAATTGGTGGCGCGAATTATGCGAACGAAAAAATGGTTGGTCTACAAATTGGAATTTGGAATGAAAGTAAAAATACAAAAGGAATTCAATTAGGACTTTGGAATATTAACGAAAAACGTAAACTACCGATAATTAATTGGAATTTTTAG
- a CDS encoding type II toxin-antitoxin system RelE/ParE family toxin, whose product MAKYELTNKAVADLNRIWEYTVENWSENQADRYYDMLLDICRDIADNPELGKNYNGIKSDLFGLKANRHIIFYRKRIDHPIEITRILHGQMDLKNRITE is encoded by the coding sequence ATGGCTAAATACGAATTGACCAATAAGGCTGTAGCTGACTTAAATAGAATTTGGGAGTATACAGTTGAGAATTGGTCTGAAAATCAAGCTGACAGATACTACGATATGCTTCTTGATATTTGCCGAGATATAGCTGACAATCCAGAATTAGGAAAAAACTATAATGGGATTAAATCTGACCTTTTCGGATTAAAAGCAAATCGACACATAATATTTTATCGAAAAAGAATTGACCATCCGATTGAAATAACAAGAATTTTACACGGTCAAATGGATTTGAAAAACAGAATAACCGAATAA
- a CDS encoding TlpA family protein disulfide reductase, translating into MKHLIYFLTVMTFLLSCQEEKSIDLIIENFEKQVEKNKSWEYDINYKMKYFSSDEDTLNYNSNVRLIKHKNDTIFGGSFWIKNDSIDRYYDLENIYIINHKQKKITKFFPHKGQDWAINGNTISGVLDSYFLKANRLSKYWKDSTTVARLTDTIFRDSNRNAIKFRFKDNLPIEKQRKIFFFNEDDNLKNIIYSVKFQNEHQYNEWHFTNEKYNSITDSDLQLELSNLIDSYKIEDYKETDPKEMEPIANGIEAPVFEGFNFQLNDSISLKDYRNKYVLVDFWYKDCFPCIKAIASLNKIRTEYSKNDLAILGLNPYDNKEKDKEKLEEFIEINEMNYPTIFVDNEVTKIYNVRAYPTFYIIDTNGEIVYSKIGHSEKNEKEIDSLLNKWIK; encoded by the coding sequence ATGAAACATTTAATTTATTTTCTTACAGTTATGACCTTTCTATTAAGTTGCCAAGAAGAAAAGTCAATTGATTTGATTATTGAGAACTTTGAAAAGCAAGTTGAAAAGAATAAATCTTGGGAATATGACATTAACTACAAGATGAAATACTTTAGTTCCGATGAAGATACTTTAAACTATAATTCAAATGTTCGATTAATAAAACATAAAAATGACACCATTTTCGGTGGAAGTTTTTGGATAAAAAACGATAGCATTGACAGATACTACGACTTAGAAAATATCTATATTATCAATCACAAACAGAAAAAGATAACTAAATTCTTTCCACACAAAGGTCAAGATTGGGCAATTAATGGAAATACAATAAGTGGTGTTCTAGATTCTTATTTTTTAAAAGCAAATCGATTATCAAAATACTGGAAAGACTCTACCACAGTTGCCAGATTAACTGATACAATTTTTCGAGATTCAAATAGAAATGCTATAAAATTCAGATTTAAAGACAACTTACCAATTGAAAAACAAAGAAAGATTTTCTTTTTCAACGAAGATGACAACTTAAAAAATATAATCTACTCAGTTAAATTTCAAAATGAGCATCAATACAATGAATGGCATTTCACCAATGAGAAATATAACAGCATAACCGATAGTGATTTACAATTAGAGTTAAGCAATCTAATTGACAGCTACAAAATCGAAGATTATAAAGAAACTGACCCAAAAGAAATGGAACCTATAGCTAACGGAATTGAAGCACCAGTATTTGAAGGCTTTAATTTTCAACTTAATGACTCCATCAGTTTAAAAGATTACAGAAACAAATATGTTTTGGTTGACTTTTGGTACAAGGATTGTTTTCCCTGTATAAAAGCAATCGCCTCATTAAATAAAATACGAACTGAATATTCAAAAAATGATTTGGCGATTCTCGGATTAAATCCATACGACAATAAAGAAAAGGATAAGGAGAAACTTGAAGAGTTCATCGAAATAAATGAAATGAATTATCCAACGATATTTGTTGATAATGAAGTCACTAAAATATATAATGTTAGAGCATATCCAACTTTTTATATTATAGATACTAATGGCGAAATTGTTTATTCAAAAATTGGACATAGTGAAAAGAATGAAAAGGAGATCGATAGTTTACTAAATAAATGGATAAAATAA
- a CDS encoding type II toxin-antitoxin system ParD family antitoxin — MKNTSISLGNYFDQFVQTQVSAGRYKNVSEVIRAGLRLLENEESKVIALRNAIQEGIDSGIAHDFDPKKNLEELKAKRKKNG; from the coding sequence ATGAAAAATACATCAATATCGCTCGGAAATTATTTTGACCAGTTTGTACAAACCCAAGTTTCTGCTGGACGGTACAAAAATGTAAGCGAAGTAATCAGAGCTGGACTTCGACTTTTAGAAAATGAGGAAAGCAAAGTAATTGCGTTAAGAAATGCTATTCAAGAAGGAATTGATAGTGGAATTGCTCACGATTTCGACCCAAAAAAAAATCTTGAGGAATTAAAAGCTAAACGCAAAAAGAATGGCTAA